A genomic segment from Maniola jurtina chromosome 16, ilManJurt1.1, whole genome shotgun sequence encodes:
- the LOC123873429 gene encoding uncharacterized protein LOC123873429, translated as MHLDLKLLLYLDKRRILFDMKNECEAFLDQLNEKTATAVWSLEEACTHPAPPTSPIPPDIKELFAACDKKPWKFIYCLASSIGVQVSPFNSFVNVKINLLLSLVSIKARKLCGSAVLHCLAAGYDTGYVAEIMKQACQLADSNVVLGASNSSIATTLIGASGGICVMPLPLQVYNQKHIHSIVSAIETGEIQHDINKVKLNCAVWAQGMDFKKIVLYDIARVFGTVCRGDYGEYTDELADFILQQAIEPPKTTAVEKQALNDLSVYIDLVGGIRVSIDEDTQNLLSNYFLAARRERNKAVSIGNMESLVTVCAMSARLCRRSVANIDDAVFAIWLHVSGMQEPRFAPEEYLETPNDINKLNNVIKKFEEWLEKFTDCTIIKLLTE; from the exons ATGcatttagatttaaaattattgttatatttagaCAAAAGACGAATATTATTCGACATGAAAAATGAATGTGAGGCTTTCCTGGATCAATTGAACGAGAAAACA GCTACAGCTGTTTGGAGCTTAGAAGAGGCTTGCACTCATCCAGCACCACCTACTTCGCCTATCCCTCCAGACATCAAAGAATTGTTTGCCGCGTGTGATAAAAAACCATGGAAGTTCATCTACTGCCTTGCATCCAGCATTGgtgtacaagttagccctttcaACAGTTTCGTGAACGTCAAAATAAATCTATTGCTAAGTTTGGTGAGTATTAAAGCTAGAAAATTATGCGGTTCGGCTGTTTTACATTGTTTAGCTGCAGGATATGATACTGGTTACGTCGCAGAAATAATGAAGCAAGCATGCCAGCTAGCCGATTCAAATGTTGTGTTAGGAGCATCTAATTCTTCCATTGCCACTACTTTAATAGGAGCTTCTGGAGGTATATGTGTTATGCCTTTGCCATTACAAGTTTACAACCAAAAGCATATACATTCGATTGTATCAGCCATTGAAACTGGCGAAATTCAGCATGACATTAACAAAGTAAAATTGAACTGTGCAGTGTGGGCGCAAGGGATGGATTTTAAGAAAATAGTGCTTTACGATATAGCTAGAGTTTTCGGCACTGTTTGTCGCGGTGATTATGGAGAATACACAGATGAGTTAGCCGATTTCATTCTGCAACAAGCGATAGAACCTCCAAAAACAACTGCTGTAGAGAAACAAGCTTTGAACGATTTATCAGTTTATATAGATCTAGTAGGAGGTATAAGAGTTTCTATAGATGAAGACACTCAAAATctcttaagtaattattttctaGCGGCTCGTAGAGAGAGAAACAAAGCTGTTTCGATTGGAAACATGGAATCTTTAGTTACAGTCTGTGCTATGTCTGCGAGGTTATGTCGCCGCTCTGTGGCAAATATCGACGATGCTGTTTTCGCTATTTGGTTACATGTAAGTGGTATGCAAGAACCGAGATTTGCTCCAGAAGAGTATCTAGAGACACCTAACGATATAAATAAGCTGAATAACGTTATCAAAAAGTTTGAAGAATGGCTAGAAAAGTTTACTGATTGTACcattattaagttattaactgaatag